In Mastigocladopsis repens PCC 10914, a single window of DNA contains:
- a CDS encoding DUF6737 family protein, whose product MSDPKPVSPWKYKPWWCQPWSILLTGVTLIGGSWVIFRIAWLTILVCLPVLTWMGFFLIIWPQLVIRSGVLESHQD is encoded by the coding sequence ATGTCTGATCCAAAGCCTGTAAGTCCTTGGAAATACAAACCGTGGTGGTGTCAGCCTTGGTCTATTCTTCTGACAGGAGTGACCCTGATTGGTGGTAGTTGGGTAATATTTAGGATAGCCTGGTTGACTATTCTTGTCTGTCTACCTGTATTGACATGGATGGGTTTCTTTTTAATAATTTGGCCTCAACTGGTTATCCGCAGTGGTGTTTTGGAGTCGCATCAGGATTAG
- the ruvC gene encoding crossover junction endodeoxyribonuclease RuvC: MEKRILGIDPGLAILGFGAIICQKNQNRVQSDSVKLLDFGVINTPSGTEVGQRLCTLYDDLHTLVEEFKPELAAIEKLFFYRMSNTILIAQARGVVMLVLAQHHLPIVEFTPAQIKQALTGYGNADKQEVQQAVARELNLDYIPHPNDAADALAVALTAWFGS; encoded by the coding sequence ATGGAAAAGCGAATTTTAGGAATAGATCCGGGATTAGCAATTTTAGGGTTTGGGGCGATTATATGTCAAAAAAATCAAAACAGGGTGCAATCTGATTCAGTAAAACTATTAGATTTCGGTGTGATAAATACGCCATCGGGCACGGAAGTCGGACAGCGACTGTGTACGTTATACGACGATTTGCACACCCTGGTAGAAGAGTTTAAACCTGAGTTGGCAGCAATTGAGAAGCTCTTCTTTTATCGTATGTCAAATACTATCCTCATTGCTCAAGCGCGGGGTGTGGTCATGTTGGTTTTAGCACAGCATCACTTACCGATTGTAGAGTTTACCCCTGCCCAAATTAAACAAGCGTTAACAGGGTACGGTAATGCTGACAAACAAGAAGTTCAGCAAGCAGTCGCGCGGGAGTTGAATTTAGACTACATTCCTCATCCCAATGATGCAGCGGATGCATTGGCGGTGGCGTTGACGGCGTGGTTTGGGAGTTAG
- a CDS encoding PAS domain S-box protein, which yields MNKHIGQFVVVFVTFIGCSVLLGWHQDISLLKIGFPGNPHTMKPNTGVCLLLLGVSLGLLQRQRLPQSLYFIAQGSALLTTTIGLVTLGEYFFGWNLGIDELLFDDGIVTATHLYPGRIEEVTAFNLTLLGIALVLLAQKTRQRYWLAQSLSCVVGFTATLTLVGYLFGARILNEFAVATRATALHTAMALIVLCVGILFTHPNKGLMQTVTSSSIGGAIARRFLPWAIIVPLAINSFTTWLEVNKYDYTLIHALETVIIFLILSILILSNASLIDQVEAYRQRAEHKLRESEQQFRRAVMSSPLPIMIHAEDGEIVQINHVWTDITGYKPEEIRTIAQWTEQAYGERQEYVREAIDRLYNFDCRVAEGEFTVCTRSGEQRIWDFYSAPLGRTPDGRRLVLTTAIDITKRKQAEEALVQMNATLEMRVRKRTAELAKINLLLQHELYERQRVTQALEDSERKFRATFEQTFQLIGLLTPDGTVLELNQGALEFIRARREDAINRPFWELSCWSCTVEIQENLKAAIAQAAAGQFIRMEVILPDADGVMRDFDFSLKPVRDESGRVVLLIPEGRDITNLKRTQSELLSVSERLKYLLTASPAVIFSCRPHGDYGATFISENVTTILGYQPQDFLDNSDFWVNHVYPEDVERVLREIPQIFERNYHSHQYRFLCADGTYCWLETHTKLVRDKKGNAVEFVGSLVDITERKALEEEVALKQQLLNGFISNAPVGMTVLDSQLRYTLINEALAEINGIPAKEHMGKTPWEMIPHLAPKQEEIFRQVLTTRQPILNVEINGETPKLPGVNRTWLVSYFPIHDQIRCSLGIVVAEITERKAAQAALRESEERFQAFMNHSPALAWITDTDGRMLYASQTYLRTIQQATDSIIGKSLFDLYPAEFAQQWIDNIKKVAVSNQVVEAIETAPRRDGTVGDFLVYEFPIKGLSGQHFVGGVAVDVTEYRQALLALAEWETLLRSIGDNLPHGAIYQIAGERDGSYCFYYISAGVENITEVKPEDALKDSRFLHNQFLEEDYPKFLQAIDESLKNMSVIDIQLRIRTPSGKLKWLHFRSTPRCLNDGRIVWDGLVVDVTEIKQAEQALRLQAEKEKALNRVIKTIRNSLELQTIFNTAVAETAKLLQADRAEIAQYIPSQKLWKHVAEYRRTPDLPTALGVDIPDEGNEVAARIKKLEVVRINDPRTIDDEVNSKFAQIFLGTWLLVPLHINSTVWGSLSLARNGQHSTWQDSEVELTMTVADQLVIAIQQSELYQRLQIANQELQRLATLDGLTQLANRRHFDEHLNQEWLRLAREQNPLSLILCDVDYFKLYNDTYGHPAGDTCLVQIAQAISLAVKRPADLVARYGGEEFAVLLPNTDADGAIQVVQLIQTKVRQRNLPHIASLVGQYVTLSFGIATTIPSHNGSVQALIKAADRALYQAKDNGRNCYQSIRLVE from the coding sequence ATGAATAAACATATTGGTCAATTTGTAGTAGTCTTTGTTACCTTCATAGGGTGCAGTGTCTTGCTGGGTTGGCACCAAGACATTTCTCTGCTCAAGATTGGTTTCCCTGGCAATCCTCACACAATGAAGCCAAACACAGGGGTGTGCCTCTTGTTATTAGGCGTATCATTGGGACTGTTGCAGCGACAAAGACTCCCTCAGTCGCTCTATTTTATTGCCCAAGGAAGTGCTTTGCTGACAACAACCATCGGATTAGTCACTCTGGGCGAGTATTTTTTTGGATGGAATCTCGGCATTGATGAATTACTGTTTGATGATGGAATCGTAACAGCAACCCATCTCTACCCAGGGCGAATAGAGGAAGTCACAGCATTTAACTTAACGCTGTTGGGAATTGCCCTTGTGTTGCTAGCACAAAAAACTCGACAGAGGTATTGGCTTGCTCAAAGCCTAAGCTGTGTTGTGGGTTTTACCGCAACATTAACATTGGTTGGTTATTTGTTTGGAGCACGGATTTTAAATGAGTTTGCCGTTGCCACAAGGGCAACTGCACTCCACACGGCTATGGCATTAATTGTACTGTGCGTCGGGATTTTATTTACACATCCAAATAAGGGGCTAATGCAGACTGTGACAAGTTCCTCAATCGGTGGGGCGATCGCACGTCGATTCTTACCCTGGGCAATCATTGTGCCGCTTGCCATCAATTCGTTTACTACTTGGCTTGAGGTCAACAAGTATGACTATACATTAATTCACGCTTTAGAAACCGTGATCATATTCCTCATACTCTCGATTCTCATTTTGTCGAACGCTTCATTAATAGACCAGGTAGAAGCCTATCGTCAAAGAGCAGAGCACAAACTACGGGAATCAGAACAGCAATTCCGACGTGCTGTGATGAGTTCTCCACTACCTATCATGATCCATGCTGAGGACGGAGAGATCGTGCAGATTAATCACGTATGGACAGATATTACTGGATACAAGCCTGAAGAGATCCGGACTATTGCCCAATGGACAGAACAAGCCTACGGAGAGCGTCAAGAATATGTTAGAGAAGCCATTGACCGCTTATACAATTTCGATTGCCGTGTTGCAGAAGGAGAATTCACTGTTTGTACACGTAGTGGAGAGCAGCGCATTTGGGACTTTTATTCTGCTCCTTTAGGCAGAACTCCAGATGGTAGGCGATTGGTGCTGACCACTGCAATTGATATCACCAAACGCAAACAAGCTGAAGAAGCTTTAGTGCAGATGAATGCCACGTTGGAAATGCGTGTGAGGAAGCGGACAGCAGAACTTGCAAAGATCAACCTGCTGTTGCAGCACGAACTCTATGAACGCCAACGGGTCACACAAGCACTTGAAGACAGTGAGCGAAAATTCCGAGCTACCTTTGAACAGACATTCCAATTGATCGGGCTTCTCACTCCTGATGGTACAGTGTTGGAACTTAACCAAGGAGCGCTGGAATTTATTAGGGCACGACGAGAGGATGCCATCAACCGACCTTTCTGGGAGCTTTCCTGCTGGAGCTGCACAGTAGAAATTCAAGAGAACTTGAAAGCGGCGATCGCCCAAGCAGCAGCAGGACAATTCATCCGGATGGAAGTCATCTTACCAGATGCTGATGGTGTCATGAGAGATTTTGATTTTTCGCTCAAACCAGTGCGAGATGAGTCAGGTCGGGTGGTGCTGCTCATTCCAGAAGGACGAGATATTACCAACCTCAAAAGGACACAATCAGAACTGCTGTCAGTTAGCGAACGTTTAAAGTATCTACTCACAGCTAGCCCAGCAGTCATTTTCAGTTGTAGACCCCACGGAGATTATGGAGCTACTTTTATAAGTGAAAACGTCACTACAATTTTAGGATACCAGCCACAAGACTTTTTAGATAACTCTGATTTTTGGGTAAATCACGTCTATCCAGAAGATGTTGAACGCGTCTTGAGAGAGATACCGCAAATTTTTGAAAGAAATTATCACTCCCACCAATATCGGTTCTTGTGTGCTGATGGCACATATTGCTGGCTCGAAACTCACACCAAATTAGTCCGAGATAAAAAGGGTAATGCTGTGGAGTTTGTAGGCTCTTTGGTAGACATTACTGAACGCAAAGCATTGGAGGAAGAGGTAGCTCTCAAGCAACAATTACTCAACGGTTTCATCAGCAATGCGCCTGTAGGTATGACAGTTCTCGATAGTCAACTGCGCTATACGCTCATTAATGAAGCTTTAGCAGAAATAAATGGCATTCCTGCAAAAGAACATATGGGTAAAACTCCTTGGGAAATGATACCACATTTGGCACCCAAGCAAGAAGAGATTTTTCGGCAAGTCCTAACAACTCGTCAACCTATCCTTAATGTCGAAATCAATGGTGAAACCCCAAAACTTCCTGGCGTAAACCGAACTTGGTTAGTCTCGTACTTTCCAATTCATGACCAAATCAGGTGCTCACTTGGGATTGTCGTTGCAGAAATTACAGAACGCAAAGCAGCTCAAGCTGCGTTGCGGGAAAGTGAAGAACGTTTCCAAGCTTTTATGAACCACAGTCCAGCGTTAGCTTGGATAACAGATACAGATGGTAGGATGCTGTACGCCAGTCAAACATACCTCCGCACAATCCAGCAAGCAACTGACAGTATCATCGGGAAAAGTTTATTTGATTTATATCCTGCGGAGTTTGCCCAGCAGTGGATTGATAATATCAAAAAGGTTGCCGTCTCCAATCAAGTTGTGGAAGCAATCGAGACTGCGCCCCGACGAGATGGTACTGTAGGTGATTTTTTGGTGTATGAGTTTCCCATTAAAGGTTTGTCTGGGCAACATTTTGTGGGAGGCGTCGCTGTTGATGTTACTGAGTATAGGCAAGCACTACTAGCTTTAGCAGAGTGGGAGACCTTACTGCGTTCTATTGGTGATAACTTGCCTCATGGTGCAATCTACCAAATTGCCGGCGAACGAGATGGCAGCTACTGCTTTTACTACATCAGTGCAGGTGTAGAAAACATTACTGAAGTTAAACCTGAAGATGCCTTAAAAGATAGTCGCTTCCTTCATAACCAATTTTTAGAGGAGGATTACCCAAAGTTTTTACAAGCAATTGATGAGTCGCTCAAAAATATGTCAGTTATAGACATTCAACTGCGGATACGAACACCGAGCGGCAAACTCAAGTGGCTGCACTTTCGTTCAACGCCCCGTTGTCTCAATGATGGACGGATTGTTTGGGATGGGCTTGTAGTTGATGTCACTGAAATTAAACAGGCAGAACAAGCATTACGGTTACAAGCAGAAAAAGAAAAGGCACTCAATCGAGTCATTAAAACGATTCGTAACTCACTCGAGTTGCAAACTATCTTCAACACCGCTGTTGCTGAGACTGCTAAACTTTTGCAAGCTGATCGCGCAGAAATTGCTCAGTACATACCAAGCCAAAAGCTCTGGAAGCACGTGGCAGAATATCGCCGAACGCCTGACTTACCAACTGCCTTGGGAGTGGATATCCCAGATGAGGGAAATGAAGTTGCCGCTCGAATCAAAAAATTAGAAGTTGTCCGTATTAATGATCCTAGGACTATAGATGATGAGGTTAACTCCAAGTTTGCTCAAATCTTTTTGGGAACATGGCTGTTAGTGCCATTACATATCAACTCGACAGTTTGGGGTAGCCTGAGTCTAGCAAGAAACGGACAACACTCGACTTGGCAAGACTCAGAAGTAGAACTGACTATGACAGTTGCTGACCAATTGGTCATTGCCATTCAGCAATCGGAACTTTACCAGCGGTTGCAAATCGCAAATCAGGAACTGCAACGCCTAGCTACGCTTGATGGACTGACTCAGCTTGCCAATCGACGACATTTTGATGAACACCTTAATCAAGAATGGCTGCGGTTAGCACGAGAGCAAAATCCTTTATCCCTCATTTTGTGCGATGTCGATTATTTTAAGCTTTATAACGATACCTACGGTCATCCAGCTGGTGATACTTGTTTAGTGCAGATTGCTCAAGCAATTAGTCTTGCTGTTAAGCGTCCTGCCGATTTAGTGGCTCGTTATGGTGGCGAAGAGTTTGCAGTGCTTTTGCCTAATACGGACGCTGACGGAGCAATACAGGTTGTTCAACTTATCCAAACAAAGGTTAGACAACGAAATCTTCCACATATTGCTTCTCTAGTAGGACAATATGTCACCCTAAGCTTTGGGATTGCTACAACTATCCCCTCTCACAATGGTTCTGTACAAGCTTTGATTAAAGCGGCAGATAGGGCATTATATCAAGCAAAGGATAATGGTCGAAATTGCTATCAAAGCATTCGATTGGTGGAGTAA
- a CDS encoding SDR family oxidoreductase, with translation MLSVQNQIILITGASSGIGAACAKVFASAGAKLILAARRLERLQQVVETLHTTSLQIHLLQLDVCDRAAVESAISSLPPSWSDIDILINNAGLSRGLDKLHEGDFQDWEEMIDTNIKGLLYLTRYVVPGMVKRDRGHVVNIGSIAGHQTYPGGNVYCGTKAAVRAISEGLKQDLLGTPIRVTSVDPGMVETEFSEVRFHGDSDRAKKVYQGVTPLTPDDVADVIFFCVTRPSHVNINEVVLMPVDQASTTLVNRRN, from the coding sequence ATGCTTTCTGTTCAAAATCAAATCATTTTGATTACTGGCGCAAGCAGTGGTATCGGTGCTGCTTGTGCCAAAGTATTCGCAAGTGCAGGTGCAAAGCTGATTTTAGCTGCACGACGGTTGGAGCGCTTGCAGCAGGTTGTAGAGACGTTGCATACCACGTCTCTACAGATACATTTGTTACAGCTAGATGTGTGCGATCGCGCTGCTGTAGAATCTGCCATCTCTAGCCTACCGCCCTCGTGGTCTGACATCGACATCTTAATTAACAACGCTGGTCTTAGTCGCGGTTTAGACAAACTTCACGAAGGCGACTTCCAAGACTGGGAAGAAATGATTGATACCAACATCAAGGGGTTGCTCTACCTGACTCGCTATGTCGTCCCTGGGATGGTGAAACGCGATCGCGGTCATGTCGTCAACATTGGTTCTATTGCTGGGCATCAAACCTATCCCGGTGGTAATGTCTATTGTGGCACGAAAGCCGCCGTCAGAGCCATTTCTGAAGGTTTGAAACAAGACTTATTAGGAACGCCTATCCGCGTAACTTCCGTTGATCCTGGTATGGTGGAAACAGAATTTAGCGAGGTGCGCTTTCATGGGGATAGCGATCGCGCTAAAAAAGTTTACCAGGGAGTCACTCCCTTGACTCCAGATGACGTTGCCGATGTCATATTTTTCTGTGTTACGCGACCCAGCCATGTAAATATTAATGAAGTTGTACTCATGCCAGTTGATCAAGCTAGCACAACTTTGGTAAATCGGCGAAATTAA
- a CDS encoding DUF1295 domain-containing protein — translation MQNTANAEKAAITALTAINIAKVTTIGCLVAFAFVFGIQDWRQVIYLCLHISYCLWWLVEQWLFPQRQQIFNQRMGAFGLLFTLLSVGIFYSLPGYLAFVNPVPLSMTTTAVALSLYIFGSLINATADVQKLTAKQFGAGLVRDGIWRFSRNINYFGDLLRYLSFSVVAGSPWAYLVPGYVLVIYLWLISQKEQSMPQKYPDYADYKQSSARLIPFIW, via the coding sequence ATGCAAAACACTGCCAACGCTGAAAAAGCTGCGATCACAGCACTCACGGCGATTAACATAGCAAAAGTTACCACAATAGGCTGCTTGGTCGCTTTTGCTTTTGTCTTCGGCATTCAAGACTGGCGACAAGTCATCTATCTGTGCCTGCACATCAGCTATTGTCTATGGTGGCTGGTGGAACAGTGGCTTTTCCCCCAACGGCAACAAATATTTAATCAGCGCATGGGGGCTTTTGGGTTGCTCTTTACGTTGTTGAGCGTCGGGATTTTTTACAGCTTGCCGGGATACCTAGCGTTTGTCAACCCCGTCCCCTTATCAATGACCACAACTGCTGTGGCACTATCGCTTTACATTTTTGGTAGCCTGATAAATGCAACCGCCGATGTGCAAAAGCTTACCGCAAAGCAGTTCGGCGCAGGGTTAGTTCGTGATGGTATCTGGCGCTTCTCCCGCAATATCAATTACTTTGGTGATTTACTGCGATATCTAAGTTTTAGTGTCGTCGCTGGTTCACCTTGGGCTTATTTGGTGCCTGGATATGTCTTAGTTATCTACCTTTGGCTTATCTCTCAAAAAGAACAGTCAATGCCCCAAAAATACCCAGATTATGCCGATTATAAACAATCTAGCGCCCGTTTGATTCCGTTTATTTGGTAA
- a CDS encoding PRC-barrel domain-containing protein — protein sequence MALSRLEDFEASSRRSFKEHEFMHFEVYTAQEEKAGQVVDILVDEAGHFQYLVVDLNDGMTDKQVLLPQQEFHVDQTTRRVYLRRLNKAQVTELMAYNPTDHKIVSGSNEEVVSCSYPL from the coding sequence ATGGCACTTTCAAGACTCGAAGACTTTGAAGCTAGCTCCCGTCGCTCTTTTAAGGAGCATGAGTTCATGCACTTTGAAGTCTACACCGCTCAAGAGGAAAAGGCGGGGCAAGTGGTAGATATCTTAGTCGATGAAGCCGGACATTTCCAGTACCTGGTTGTTGACCTCAATGACGGAATGACTGACAAGCAGGTATTACTACCCCAACAGGAGTTTCATGTTGACCAAACGACAAGACGCGTCTACCTTAGGAGACTTAACAAAGCGCAAGTTACTGAGTTAATGGCTTACAACCCAACTGACCACAAAATAGTATCCGGCTCTAACGAGGAAGTGGTTTCTTGTTCCTATCCTTTGTAA
- a CDS encoding Cif family virulence factor produces MPNLASFLHKRQILFQPSRLLVCSLLTLGLLTSWKCAQASTPQDAPAELKNLLTQIDTAASRGDVKGVMQFYSPNFIHGDGLTRQNMEKALTALWQRYPQLKYSTQIQSWKPQGNAIVTETVTNITGVPSTSSDNSVLNATIRSRQRVAGGKILRQDILSERTQLTSGTKPPQVELKLPQQVKVGQQFSFDAVVKEPLGDDYLLGTALEEPIKPDKFLAPTPVELELLSSGGIFKVGRAPATPGSQWVSAVIMRGEGMVMITQRMQVVKN; encoded by the coding sequence ATGCCAAATCTTGCTTCCTTTCTACACAAACGTCAAATACTGTTCCAACCCAGTCGCTTGCTAGTTTGTTCTCTGCTGACACTAGGTTTATTGACTAGTTGGAAATGTGCTCAAGCGAGTACACCCCAGGATGCACCCGCTGAATTGAAAAACTTATTGACGCAAATTGATACAGCAGCAAGCCGAGGTGATGTCAAAGGGGTGATGCAGTTCTACAGCCCCAATTTTATTCATGGAGATGGCTTAACCCGTCAGAACATGGAAAAAGCTTTAACTGCGCTTTGGCAGCGATACCCTCAATTGAAATACAGCACCCAGATACAATCTTGGAAACCTCAAGGTAATGCCATTGTCACCGAAACAGTAACTAATATAACTGGTGTACCCTCTACTAGCAGTGATAACTCTGTTCTCAATGCCACAATTAGGTCACGCCAGCGCGTTGCTGGAGGAAAAATTCTCCGCCAAGACATTTTGTCTGAACGCACTCAATTGACTTCTGGTACCAAGCCACCCCAAGTAGAGCTTAAGTTACCCCAGCAGGTAAAAGTTGGTCAGCAGTTTAGTTTTGACGCGGTTGTCAAAGAACCTCTCGGCGATGACTATCTCTTAGGAACAGCGTTGGAAGAACCAATTAAACCAGATAAGTTTCTTGCTCCCACACCTGTAGAACTGGAATTACTTTCATCTGGTGGAATTTTTAAAGTTGGACGCGCACCAGCTACCCCTGGTAGCCAGTGGGTTTCTGCGGTCATCATGCGAGGAGAAGGCATGGTTATGATAACTCAGCGGATGCAGGTCGTGAAAAACTAG
- a CDS encoding DUF1816 domain-containing protein codes for MNSAGTIEKEQIEMDWWVEILSHKPCCIYYFGPFDSAKEAALAQDGYIEDLVNEGAEGITVQIKWCKPRGLTIFPEDEAESFQVWGEFNHTANDLKS; via the coding sequence ATGAATTCGGCAGGAACTATTGAAAAAGAGCAGATAGAAATGGACTGGTGGGTTGAAATTCTCAGCCATAAGCCCTGCTGTATCTACTACTTTGGACCTTTTGACAGTGCAAAAGAAGCTGCCTTGGCTCAAGATGGCTACATAGAGGATTTAGTAAACGAAGGAGCAGAGGGAATTACTGTTCAGATTAAATGGTGCAAGCCTAGGGGTCTGACTATTTTCCCTGAAGATGAGGCAGAGAGTTTTCAAGTGTGGGGAGAGTTTAATCACACAGCCAACGACCTGAAAAGTTGA
- a CDS encoding thioredoxin family protein, producing the protein MSTDSPVHSPVHSPEKFKASIGVRLRNFLIAIVAIALSVALVLGLRTQTTSATLAQLGEQSIPLEVALTNGKPSLMEFYADWCTVCQKMAPDIAQLEQQYADKVNFVMLNVDNTKWLPEMLRYRVDGIPHLVYLNKDGEAVAQAIGDQPRTIMTSNLEALVASSPLPYAQASGRVSQFNAPVTSTTSQDDPRSHGAQVVN; encoded by the coding sequence ATGAGTACGGATTCACCTGTTCATTCTCCAGTTCATTCTCCAGAAAAATTTAAAGCCTCCATTGGGGTGCGTTTGAGAAATTTCTTAATTGCAATTGTAGCGATCGCCCTAAGCGTTGCTCTAGTTTTGGGACTGCGAACTCAAACAACCTCTGCAACTCTTGCTCAGTTAGGTGAGCAGTCTATACCTTTAGAGGTGGCTTTAACCAATGGTAAGCCATCCTTGATGGAGTTTTATGCTGATTGGTGTACTGTCTGCCAGAAAATGGCACCAGATATTGCACAATTGGAACAGCAGTATGCTGACAAGGTGAATTTTGTCATGCTGAATGTGGATAATACCAAGTGGCTGCCAGAGATGTTGAGATATCGAGTGGATGGTATTCCCCACTTGGTGTATTTAAATAAGGATGGGGAAGCTGTCGCCCAGGCAATTGGTGACCAACCCCGCACGATTATGACAAGTAACCTAGAAGCCTTAGTTGCTAGTTCGCCTTTGCCTTATGCTCAAGCAAGTGGGAGAGTTTCCCAATTTAATGCACCAGTGACATCAACAACTAGTCAGGATGACCCCCGTAGTCATGGCGCTCAAGTCGTGAATTGA
- the murG gene encoding undecaprenyldiphospho-muramoylpentapeptide beta-N-acetylglucosaminyltransferase — protein sequence MVHTPIRLLIAASGTGGHLFPAIALAEHLSDYQIEWLGVPSRLETQLVPKQYRLHTIAVEGFQQGFGISSLGILVKLIGSILEVRKLLRQGKFQGVFTTGGYIAGPAVIAARSLGLPVILHESNALPGKVTRFFGPWCSAVAVGFEVASQYLPRVTTIYTNTPVRSQFLEEGIEATLNLPIPEGVPLIVVFGGSQGAVAVNKLVRQSANAWFDAGAWVVHLTGDKDPEAESLKHSQYICLPFYDNMAALLQRANLAISRAGAGSVTELAVCGTPAILIPYPFAAEDHQTYNAEVFTSVGAAIMFKQSELTAQILQTQVLDLLHNPEELRHMGEKAKAIAVPDSAQKLAQLVREVVER from the coding sequence ATGGTACACACTCCTATACGGTTACTGATAGCTGCTAGTGGGACTGGCGGACACTTGTTTCCTGCGATCGCACTGGCTGAACACTTGAGCGATTATCAAATTGAATGGCTTGGTGTCCCTAGTCGATTAGAAACTCAGCTTGTTCCCAAGCAGTATCGATTGCATACGATTGCGGTTGAAGGTTTTCAGCAAGGTTTTGGTATTTCGTCTCTTGGCATTTTAGTAAAACTTATTGGTTCAATTTTAGAAGTCAGGAAACTTTTACGACAAGGAAAATTTCAGGGAGTGTTTACGACAGGCGGCTACATCGCCGGACCTGCTGTTATTGCGGCGCGTTCGTTAGGTTTACCTGTCATTCTCCACGAATCTAATGCCTTGCCAGGTAAAGTCACGCGCTTTTTCGGTCCTTGGTGTAGTGCGGTGGCAGTGGGTTTTGAAGTGGCTTCTCAGTATTTGCCCCGCGTCACAACAATTTATACTAATACCCCAGTGCGTTCTCAATTTCTTGAAGAGGGAATTGAAGCAACCCTGAATCTCCCTATTCCTGAGGGCGTTCCCTTAATCGTTGTCTTTGGTGGTAGCCAAGGAGCTGTTGCTGTCAATAAGCTAGTGCGCCAGTCTGCCAATGCTTGGTTTGATGCTGGTGCTTGGGTTGTGCATTTGACAGGCGATAAAGATCCTGAGGCTGAGAGCCTGAAGCATTCGCAGTATATTTGTTTACCATTTTATGACAATATGGCTGCACTGTTGCAACGTGCAAATTTAGCAATTAGTCGTGCAGGAGCTGGCAGTGTTACGGAATTGGCAGTATGTGGAACACCAGCAATATTAATTCCTTACCCGTTTGCCGCAGAAGACCATCAAACTTATAATGCCGAAGTTTTTACCTCAGTTGGTGCAGCGATCATGTTTAAACAGTCTGAGTTAACAGCACAGATATTGCAAACTCAGGTCTTGGATTTGTTGCACAATCCAGAAGAGTTGCGTCATATGGGGGAAAAGGCAAAGGCGATCGCTGTTCCCGATAGTGCTCAAAAATTGGCGCAATTGGTGCGTGAGGTGGTGGAAAGATGA
- a CDS encoding NIL domain-containing protein, with the protein MKKRVTLTFPKRVVQMPVTYRLARDFNVAANIIRAQVAPNQIGKLVVELSGDIDELDAAIEWMRSQNITVSQALGEIVIDEDLCVHCGLCTGVCPTEALNLDSQSYKLTFTRSRCIVCEQCIPTCPVQAISTNL; encoded by the coding sequence GTGAAAAAAAGAGTCACCCTTACTTTCCCCAAACGAGTCGTTCAAATGCCAGTTACCTACCGATTGGCAAGAGATTTCAACGTTGCTGCAAATATTATTCGCGCTCAGGTTGCCCCAAATCAAATTGGCAAACTAGTGGTGGAACTATCGGGAGATATTGATGAATTGGATGCAGCAATTGAGTGGATGCGATCGCAAAACATCACTGTCTCCCAAGCTTTAGGGGAAATCGTCATTGATGAAGACTTGTGCGTCCACTGTGGCTTGTGTACAGGGGTTTGCCCAACAGAAGCCCTCAACCTCGATTCCCAAAGTTATAAGCTGACATTTACGCGATCGCGCTGCATTGTTTGCGAACAGTGTATTCCCACCTGTCCTGTGCAGGCAATTTCCACTAATCTTTGA